The Topomyia yanbarensis strain Yona2022 chromosome 3, ASM3024719v1, whole genome shotgun sequence nucleotide sequence ttattcatttcgtgcattttagtcatatcattcattgcacttattttattcactgtcttcattcaatgcattctattcatttttccagttcatacattttgtttaaaatgaagaacattttattaacctgactattttttttcagttttattaatttcatccaaataattctattgacacaatttattttttctattgatttataaccttacaacatcgattaatttatcatttcaatcaatgcaatttcttcttttttattcattttgtcaactcacttcattttgtttatttggttcatttgtttcatttattcatttaatttattttttattcattttattttctttgttcattccattcattttattcatttgaacccttaaattaaattgattcatttgattcatttgattcatttgattcatttgattcatttgattcatttgattcatttgattcatttgattcatttgattcatttgatgcatttgattcatttgattcatttgattcatttgattcatttgattcatttgattcatttgattcatttgattcatttgattcatttgcttcatttgattaattttattcatttgattcatttaattcatttaattcatttaattcattttgttcatatctttaattttattcatttcaggttcagtcattccaattatttatttcattcaattagttagtttgagtcaattcattctattaatcttatacttatttctaaatatagtctaaattttcattaattaagccaatataatttaattcgtgtattttataattttgttttactacttcgcatgagttctgcaaactaatgaatgatccaacagtgatatgtgtaagaaatgtctcatctcactgctaggtggattaaatcggtttttgggACGAGATTATCGTACGGAAGAAAGAATGCGTCGGATGCACGCATGGGaacgagattacgaaaactgaagaaagaaaacaaaggtatcAGTGGAAAAGAAAAGGGAAAGTCGACGGACAAATCAATCGTCCAGCTAACAAAATTCTATGGGCTGGCGATTCGGAGAAACTCAAATTCTGTAGAACATATGTGAAATGCAATCTGGGCTTCCCTCGTACGACAATACCCATCACTCAAAGTGTTCACCCGGCGAGGACAGTTGGTGCAAATGGCGTCAGGCGGTAAATGTCaggataaataaataaataaaagtctATCGTCTAatgattttttagaaagatctcacacccaaaacatcaatgagtctctGAATAGTGGAATCTGTTCCTTAGCGCCAAAGCACATGCACAAATTCTGGCATGTGGGTAGTCAATGTTGTGACTTATTTGGTAGCCATtatcttcaaccaaggattttcatGTATGTTACAAGCTATACAGGTGATTACCTTGTggactgaagctgaaagatgtgctactcgaCTAGACAGTGAACGTATAACTCGTTCTGAACTTAAAGTGGGTGTCGCTGCAAAACAGACCGGAATTCAACAGAGAGCGCAAAATATGCAAAgccaagaacattttcgtgaTGAGAAAGGTGAGCTCTGCAGACCCAGTATAGTAGATTATCTAGTCAGTTACTACAATGGAGTTATACAccgtactttatctttaaacgcgttttccctAAAGTAGTGTTTTGAAGCCGTCAAGTAAGACTTTTCTTACTTTCTaagtactggtccgatttcaataattttttctccaattgttcagaaaacataCCACTATGTTTGCTCGAgagggatttgcaaaatgtcaatttgttccatttttataaTCCCTAATAGGCGaaaaaataacgtaaatattggaaatattcacaaatcgttacataactttttttttttttttttataaattataaTATAAAAGAAACCCTCTCGGGAAAACATAGCCAACGTGACTATGATTATAAAtaatatgagttttctgattacagattaccTAATTTGCCACtactttacttaagcgggacccatacagtttcaacatcaatgtcatcaatgaagtttcaaagtcgcgagagatttttattttcgtcttcaaaagtaaaattgaaaagtcaaaacatgtatcttcCAAAGTTTCTAGAtccattgagtagatgctttacaatttattcccaaaaagtgctcaattttaaGCCTCACGTCGCaagtagaagacccccttaaggccattgtatggttcagatatgtgcaggCGTAGGGATTTCGTGAGTGcgagcatttgtacgtcaatgtgttcgatcgcgtgtgcgtttaattctattttataaccgtgtgtctttcgcatattcgcgtgtattcttggatgatcgctCGCGgctgtgaatctgatacttaattttcggtgtacggcttagatgctagaagaaagtgaaatcttccatatcactagagctcccggtcatgtcgccatgaaagGTGTTGTCTAAAGGATATGAGCgattgattggtccaactgaatgtatgagccttagttgctaggacggagggtaaTGATTTCccgacgtgaccgattcatgatcgcgcgaacacggacgtttgtaggttcgcatTTGAGATCGCGGTTGAAACTTCGTAAATGCTGAAACATTCACCTACtaaccttattaccggggtgttatcaagtttgcgcgatcgcaggcgtaggtgtgcgtggttgATCGCACATGgcttgagcgtttgtatattaacgtgtttgtcgcgtgtgcttgcatgcatgtgacttcgcgtgtataaattcgattttgtaaccgtgtgaccattcacatattcgcgtgggtTCTCGGATGGTTACTCGGACCGCCGTTGTgaaatttagttttcggtgtacagatTACATTCTGACATGGAGTTCAGGCTTGAGACCGTGTTTGaatgtttataagtgctgaaacgtttatattatcaccgggatgttatcatgtctgcGAGAACGCGGGTGttggttgcgtggatgatcgcgcaGGGCTCcagcatttgtatgtttgtttgtcgcgtgtatgtgacttcgcgtgtgatttttttgtcgccatggaacgtgttgtttagtaaatATGAGCGTCATCTTTTCGatggtccacctgaaggcattggacatATGCGCGTTTGGAGGTTCattcttgagaccgcgtttgtgaatttataagtacTAATCCGTTCGCTtaatcaccgggatgttatcccGTTAACGAGATCGTGGGCGTAGGCGTGCGTGAATGATCAcaaaggactcgagcgtttgtatgtgctAGCGTGTGTACATTTTGTTTTATAAGCGAGTGTGGGAATGACATGTTCTTGAAAGATcgcacgcggaccgtgaatgtacttaatttttagtgcatGGTTGAGATGCTAGAGGAGTGCGTGTTCTCCcatttcactagagttcccggttatgtcgccatggtACGTGTtggctagttttttttttgaatttaaatgTTATATGGAAATCTGATGGAAATGAATTTGAGTGTAATGTAACGCTCAACCAacgtttttttttaacatgacaACCATATAAGTTTGATATTGTATTGAAAGTGTAATGTAGCAATCATTGGAAATTCTAATAGTGCAAAGTTATATGAATGTCATGGGTCCTATTCTCAGTCACGTCACCTACCGACTAGAAGGAAAGTTAGTGAAGTTCTGTTTGCTGATGAAACATGTTGGAATCAAAACTCGTTTTTAGTCGGCAACGCGTAGCATGCCATTTGCTATATTCCTCCCTtagaagaaaaattgatttaaatCCACTTTGGGAGAAAATGGCCCAAAACACTAGCAAACATAATTAGAGTAGAAATTGCAGGTTTTCGAATCGGTTTCTAATGTTAAATAAACTCAACACCATCTATGTGATATAAATTAAACGACGAAttcaacataattttttttattaaatagtaTTACGTCCATTACTCTTGTAGCCGTAGCTTGTGTTGTGTCAAAAAGGCGATGTCGAACATGGCTTCCTGGTGCAGTAATTCATGGACTTCGTATTTGAGCGACTCCTCGTAAGCATATAGAATACTGGTATCGTACAAAAGCATTTTGCAATTTGCTAACGCCAGTACACAATTTCTCAGCCGTGAAATTACTTCTCTATCCTGCTTCGATACAGATTCTTCTAGGTTCTGGGTAAAGCCACCACCTCCTGTAAGTCGTGAGAACAAAATGCAATATAACCCTACTGTTAGTAAATACGGTTTATTACTAACCTTCTCCTTCGGTGTTCACCATAGGTGATATCCAAATAAATCCGTTATTTCCTAGGATAATAGATGCACCACAGGGAAGATTATGGAAATGTGTTTTTCTACGCTTGATCAAAGAAGGAAAAACTTTAACAAGTATTCCTTGACCCAACTTTCCATATTTTAAACTTCTCGTGTGAAGTGACAACACTCCATCGGAGTGCACATTTTGCACTTCAGCCGAAATAAGGTCTCCCTCCTGGAGGTATTTGCGCATTTGCTGCTCATCTTCGACTCCTCGGCGACGTAGTTCTCCGCCGGGCAAATTAACTGACGAAAGCAAAAGAACCGAGTCCAGTCTAGAGTTTGTATCAACCTTCCAGCGTTTCTGTTGGACGTCGGTAACACGAGCCACTATAACGTCGCCGATTTCACCCACATAACGACCTTTCAGAGGTTTAACCGTAATCAGTTTGTTCACTTGAACCATCACACCGGCAACTGAAGACTTGATATCTTCATCTTCCATGTAGGTTCCATGACCTCTAAGATATAGCAGGTATTAAAAGGTTACCAAAATTTTTCGTGATTAaataaggggccatgcataaatgacgtagcattttggggggtagggagggtataccaaatttgtgacgaagtgtgacgagggggagggtagggtcagaagttgtgcgacgtagcattaagtttaaatttttttgacgggcACCCGTTAATTctgggggcagatcacttgtgatgcatgtttaaaaatcagctaaattaaatgcatttctttccatcaaaataaaaattcaaaatgtattttgcgttgcgtacagtgtattttgcgttgcgtgtaagacgtcaaaaccctacaaaaaatcagTCCTACATTCaataaaacgtcgaacaaagtgaatcagcgtaggacatttgttaaacaaaattttcggcgagggagtgcaaagttgatgcaaaaatggaaattaaatgcattttttctaatttgatgcaaatttgttatatatttctagagtgatctgcccctagtattaattagattaattagagaaaacaatttaatgttcctccattcccaagttgcttttcatgcggtttttcattttgtaaattttactgttcgaggaatggcaggctcgcaaagaaattgaaagatttttcatgcggatttaaatttccacattagttagctaatattgctaactagtagacttattttggtagctgaattaaattttctttcggattcaatcaaagaaaatttagttatttagttgaggttataccacagactaacagacataacactatgagggaattccctaaaaaacatcgatccgacaattttcgcagaacactagctccaccttttattcacggtcccaaacactcaattACTGGTGGGtttcccctcaggtttgggaataaTTTTCACtaatggtctatcccccatatgcttgttcatatgtcagtggcgccataatttcaaatgtggccacagtcccaactgtaaatatatttaaaatgaccgttaaagcgggcgaagctttgtttttgagtgttatgtctgttagtctgtgcgtatacttcctaaaatcgttgaccgctgcaggattgtgaacttctTTTCATGCTATATGACATGTAAAATGctaaacaaaactatccacattatatttgtcataaaatggGCTTGTTTAgtaggcaatttgctgttataatgaaaatgttgataaaagtcgtcaaacattttgaaaggacatatatttaaaagaattgaaaaacatatgtaattttttcatctcccTGTCGCGTTGTATGGGGGGGGATTAGTAagatgctacgtcatttacaagggggaggttagaattttgtgaccaaatgctacgaggggggagggaggggtcgaaaatcgccagaaaaaagctacgtcatttgtgtacggcccctaacagaattcttgtttacgacgaatgcgagattgTTCGAAAGTGTTTTGTATTTCCGTATACgacggcaaaatcaaatgggcttACTATTCGAGCTTTCAAACAAATCTAGCAATCATCGTAATCAAAAATAAGGGTCTAGGCACGGGTGTAGGTATATAACTTTACACTTACCGCATGAATCCTTGTTGAGACGTTATCACTTCACCTGGTGTAAAAAGTCGCGGATTGCTATCTCCTGAAAGCAAGGACACATTTACCCTGTCAGATGCAAGCCGTATCATAACGTTTGAAGCCATTATGGAACGTAATTATTAATTGAACTGTCGGAAAATAATTTATCCAATTTATCGGCACCCGCATTCAACTGTTACAATATTAGAATCACAATCACATTGTAGATGTGGTAAATGTAAATAAATTTGCGATTTAACGTATGCTGTCAAACGTTATGTGTCAAAAATTTCTTCGaggcagggatgccattatgcccaCCCGAATAGAAAGGTATCATACAGTAACGTTACTAGAAATCATTTTTGTAATTGGTTATTACAGCTATTGTAGAAACCTATCATAAACCAATGATACCGCGAATCGAAAGGATGATAATATTTATTATATGCGCAGTTCTGACGATACACTGAATAGGTCGTAAAGTATCATTACCGttcaaaaatgcattttttcttgaACATATTTTTCGAGCAATGATTCAAGGAATCGTTAGTTTATCATCATATTTTTTGTACAACGATTGAGTCTCCAATTAAATTGCAATATAACTGATAAATGAAACGGTTCGCAGTTCGATTTGCCTGTTTTAAAGCATTCAGTGGTCTAACGACAATAGGAATCATCCCTTGTTTACAAGAATACATTCTAAAAAATCTATTAACCAATAACCGTTTCTGATATGATTCAGCTACGGCTTTCAAGATAAATAAGAAGCTTGATCAATGTACTTTGAGTGTGCATATAAACCTGGTTTATCGACATTGTCAAATTCTTTACCAACAGAGTAGAACAGAACATGGTTCCGAAGTTTTCtgaaatggtatttatttatacgggtagTAAacgaattttatgatttttgatAATTATAACGGGAATGGAAAGTGCATAATTTAACCTATACACTGTAAGATTTATTTCTATTCGGGATGTTACATATATCGCGAATTTTACCCCCAAATAGACTCACAGCAacataattttatcacacggaaaTATGCTCACACTGCATTTACCATAGTTTGGTTGTTGCGGTggctaacaaaaacaacatttaacGCCCTCTCTAGGATTCTGCATAAGATGTtcggtttgtttatttgctgtTTTCCGTGCAGTTTAAGGTGAGAATATGTATTTTGCTGCTCTCAAAATGTGCACGGAAGTATCTACAGACGAAACGGGCAATACGTcgatttgaaaaagtactcgtcttcaaaatgaaaacacatcttcgcatatctggcatcgctgcctcAAAGTGTATTTTTTCACCATTTTGACAGTACGCTTACtggcccttttcaagaaacatGCGAGAATTTAAAATCAACACAACTTtaacaaaaaactttaaaaaaaaccgGTAAAATTGTTGCGAACTGCAAGTTTTGTACACATTCATAATCgaatcaaagaaaaaaatttacattagCTTACACTAAAACTATATTATTCTTGAAGGCGTATTTCCGGTTTCCTTGCTACAATGAGTGAATATGGCGACGACGTTGATGAGGACATTCGTGTGCTTGTGGCTGAATCAATGGAACACGCAGACGAACTAATAGCCGTAACTGTCCAAGAAGAGCTGTTCAAAACTAAAAACTTAGTTCTAAAGGAGTTGGAGAATGATTTGGAAAACTACGGTCGTCAAATTTCTAACTACGCTAACCGATTGCAGCGGCTCGAACTGCTAGAACATGGTGTGCTTCATCGGCTTAACGCATGCAGTGCTCTTACGAAAGAGTTCGACCAGCTGACGGAATTATATCAGGCTAAGGTTATTCAATTAAAAGATCTTCTGGATAAGAGTCTAACTTTTGAGTGTTCAAAGTTGCTGGCAAAGGATACGTTTCAAAAACTTTACGGATTCAAGTACGAGCTGGATCATCTGCAGGGAAAACTGGAGAGCACAACTGAACTGCTCGGGAAGAATGACAATCAGGAGGTGGTGCAAACgttgaatcatttgaaaagaaaaacttcaaaagttatgctGGATATGGAAAATTTGTTGGGACTAAATAGCATGCACAAACAGACGGTTATTGGATTCTCTAACAAGATTTACTACGATGAACAGAAATTGGATTCAGTATAGACATAAACTAGTGCGTATGCTTATC carries:
- the LOC131692470 gene encoding exosome complex component RRP4; the encoded protein is MASNVMIRLASDRVNVSLLSGDSNPRLFTPGEVITSQQGFMRGHGTYMEDEDIKSSVAGVMVQVNKLITVKPLKGRYVGEIGDVIVARVTDVQQKRWKVDTNSRLDSVLLLSSVNLPGGELRRRGVEDEQQMRKYLQEGDLISAEVQNVHSDGVLSLHTRSLKYGKLGQGILVKVFPSLIKRRKTHFHNLPCGASIILGNNGFIWISPMVNTEGEGGGGFTQNLEESVSKQDREVISRLRNCVLALANCKMLLYDTSILYAYEESLKYEVHELLHQEAMFDIAFLTQHKLRLQE
- the LOC131690172 gene encoding uncharacterized protein LOC131690172; the protein is MREFKINTTLTKNFKKNRRISGFLATMSEYGDDVDEDIRVLVAESMEHADELIAVTVQEELFKTKNLVLKELENDLENYGRQISNYANRLQRLELLEHGVLHRLNACSALTKEFDQLTELYQAKVIQLKDLLDKSLTFECSKLLAKDTFQKLYGFKYELDHLQGKLESTTELLGKNDNQEVVQTLNHLKRKTSKVMLDMENLLGLNSMHKQTVIGFSNKIYYDEQKLDSV